One window of the Tachypleus tridentatus isolate NWPU-2018 chromosome 10, ASM421037v1, whole genome shotgun sequence genome contains the following:
- the LOC143228311 gene encoding uncharacterized protein LOC143228311, giving the protein MKSFSKSSKNKLGPHGDLQDLIFSRQTHGSLESIAASSVTSDSTSVDLVQASCSMEKFYIDFLSSQDDLSHDNRPIPPPRSKRKNQLSLATTHQSSKSQPLLDKVKSKSTSIIQLQSLTSDKS; this is encoded by the exons TCCTTCTCCAAGTCTTCAAAGAATAAACTTGGACCTCATGGGGACCTTCAAGATCTGATCTTCAGTCGACAAACCCATGGATCTCTGGAGAGTATTGCAGCTTCCTCAGTAACAAGCGACTCCACCTCTGTTGACCTG GTTCAAGCATCCTGTAGTATGGAgaaattttatattgattttctttCTAGCCAGGATGATCTTTCCCACGATAACAGACCAATTCCTCCACCCAGGTCTAAACGTAAAAATCAGTTAAGTTTGGCAACGACGCACCAGTCTTCCAAAAGTCAGCCATTATTAgataaagtaaaaagtaaaagtacTTCTATTATTCAGCTACAGTCTCTTACTTCTGATAAAAGTTGA